From a region of the Lactuca sativa cultivar Salinas chromosome 4, Lsat_Salinas_v11, whole genome shotgun sequence genome:
- the LOC111882880 gene encoding peptide-N(4)-(N-acetyl-beta-glucosaminyl)asparagine amidase isoform X2: MVARKFLIHHQDSNFDVDYDTEDGFEVFKFQLFSLTAVPPDEQKILGGDDDRVISDDSDLIAVSDKLRLVSIKDENPQLGSEIVKSDEELARVLQAEEEALMFQQFGVSQDSRQFEQRIRPYVDQVLLYEDTRRQEAARKTVPVEKLEEKALVALAKEGNFKPSKSELDHAFLLQLLFWFKQTFKWVNSPPCENCGNETINQGMGAPNSSETAYGASRVELYRCRSCSRITRFPRYNDPIKLLETKKGRCGEWANCFSLYCRSFGYETRLILDFTDHVWTECYSMVLGRWMHLDPCEGIYDTPLLYEKGWNKKLNYTIAISRDGVYDVTKRYTRKWHEVLSRRNLITESALPYVLKNITRECRKNMKISISTLDERDQNEAKELEKNLHSQENDTISLPGRLSGDKEWRILRSELGSTSLSSSSCPIRKITDDHVSKIYDAFSPFISRLVELSSKHKAIEGVHFVRGVLIDLKKSPFKRRRVVIDSNEFFIRELLPSFEMMLDALSLKSNVEENGRKVEICLRDDPVRTSIALPVVFHAIDDVVFNIKKCDEFIKSSVSWPLVKVNRICCGSVLASGEELPFGIATSAFDGTRVSKWEEPNGAKGCWLIYKAKDAEVYELCSYELMSANDAPERDPRDWVIEGSDDGGASWRILDEQTAQMFDNRFQRKAYKVKLQGFFANVFRLRFLAVRDGRTNSRFQIGSIDLFASGNVKVCLAELAGSWKLVAGSFSL, from the exons ATGGTGGCAAGAAAGTTCCTCATCCACCACCAAGATTCCAACTTCGACGTCGACTACGACACCGAAGATGGTTTTGAAGTCTTCAAATTCCAGTTGTTTTCCCTCACGGCAGTTCCTCCAGATGAGCAAAAG ATACTCGGAGGTGACGACGATCGAGTTATTTCCGATGACTCTGATCTCATTGCAGTATCCGATAAGCTTAGATTGGTTTCAATTAAAGACGAAAACCCTCAATTGGGTTCTGAGATAGTGAAATCTGATGAAGAGCTAGCTCGAGTGTTGCAG GCAGAAGAAGAAGCGCTTATGTTTCAGCAGTTTGGTGTTAGTCAAGACAGCAGGCAGTTTGAACAGAGAATCAGGCCTTATGTAGATCAAGTTCTTCTG TATGAAGACACACGTCGCCAAGAGGCTGCAAGGAAGACAGTTCCTGTGGAGAAGCTTGAGGAGAAAGCATTAGTTGCTTTAGCTAAG gagGGGAACTTCAAGCCATCAAAAAGTGAGCTTGATCATGCATTCCTGCTTCAACTTCTTTTCTGGTTCAAACAGACATttaa GTGGGTAAATTCACCTCCTTGTGAAAATTGTGGCAATGAAACTATCAATCAAGGAATGGGTGCACCAAATTCTTCAGAAACTGCATATGGAGCTTCTCGAGTTGAACTTTATCG TTGTAGATCATGTTCAAGAATCACCCGTTTTCCACGGTATAATGATCCTATAAAG CTTCTTGAAACAAAGAAGGGTCGTTGTGGGGAGTGGGCCAATTGTTTCTCACTGTATTGCCGATCCTTTGGCTATGAAACTCGTTTG ATATTGGATTTCACAGATCATGTGTGGACAGAATGCTATTCAATGGTTTTGGGAAG ATGGATGCATCTTGATCCATGTGAAGGAATATATGATACTCCATTACTATATGAAAAAGG GTGGAACAAGAAATTGAATTATACAATTGCAATTTCAAGAGATGGAGTCTATGATGTCACTAAACGTTACACAAGAAAGTGGCATGAAGTTCTATCGCGTAGAAACCTAATCACAGAGTCTGCTCTACCCTATGTTTTAAAGAATATAACAAGAGAATGTAGAAAGAACATGAAAATTTCCATTTCTACCCTTGATGAACGTGACCAAAATGAAGCAAAAGAGCTAGAAAAAAACCTACATTCTCAAGAAAATGACACCATCTCATTACCAGGGAGACTAAGTGGGGACAAAGAATGGAGAATATTAAGATCAGAACTCGGTTCCACTTCTTTAAGTTCATCTTCTTGTCCAATTAGAAAAATTACAGATGATCATGTTTCAAAGATCTATGATGCATTCTCTCCTTTTATATCTCGATTGGTTGAATTATCTTCCAAACATAAGGCGATTGAAGGGGTTCATTTTGTGAGAGGGGTTTTGATTGATCTCAAAAAGAGCCCTTTTAAAAGAAGGAGAGTTGTGATTGATTCAAATGAGTTCTTTATTCGGGAACTTTTGCCTTCTTTTGAAATGATGCTTGATGCTCTTTCTTTGAAAAGTAATGTGGAAGAAAATGGAAGAAAAGTTGAAATTTGTTTAAGGGATGATCCTGTGAGAACATCGATTGCATTGCCTGTTGTTTTTCATGCAATTGATGATGtggtttttaatattaaaaaatgtgatgagtttataaaatcTTCGGTTTCTTGGCCTTTAGTGAAGGTAAATAGAATATGTTGTGGATCTGTTCTTGCTAGTGGAGAGGAGCTACCTTTTGGAATT GCGACATCTGCATTTGATGGAACCCGTGTGTCTAAATGGGAAGAACCAAATGGAGCAAAAG gGTGTTGGTTAATATACAAAGCCAAAGATGCTGAAGTGTATGAACTGTGTTCATATGAATTAATGTCAGCCAATGATGCTCCAGAAAGAGATCCAAGGGACTG GGTAATTGAAGGTAGTGATGATGGAGGTGCCAGCTGGCGTATTTTGGATGAACAAACTGCTCAAATGTTTGACAACCGTTTCCAGCGAAAAGCATATAAGGTCAAGCTGCAAGGATTCTTTGCAAATGTATTTag GTTACGGTTTCTAGCAGTTCGTGATGGACGAACGAATTCACGGTTCCAAATAGGAAGCATCGACTTATTCGCAAGTGGAAATGTGAA ggtgtGTTTGGCAGAACTGGCTGGAAGTTGGAAGCTTGTAGCTGGTAGCTTTAGCCTTTAA
- the LOC111882880 gene encoding peptide-N(4)-(N-acetyl-beta-glucosaminyl)asparagine amidase isoform X1 — MVARKFLIHHQDSNFDVDYDTEDGFEVFKFQLFSLTAVPPDEQKILGGDDDRVISDDSDLIAVSDKLRLVSIKDENPQLGSEIVKSDEELARVLQAEEEALMFQQFGVSQDSRQFEQRIRPYVDQVLLYEDTRRQEAARKTVPVEKLEEKALVALAKEGNFKPSKSELDHAFLLQLLFWFKQTFKWVNSPPCENCGNETINQGMGAPNSSETAYGASRVELYRCRSCSRITRFPRYNDPIKLLETKKGRCGEWANCFSLYCRSFGYETRLILDFTDHVWTECYSMVLGRWMHLDPCEGIYDTPLLYEKGWNKKLNYTIAISRDGVYDVTKRYTRKWHEVLSRRNLITESALPYVLKNITRECRKNMKISISTLDERDQNEAKELEKNLHSQENDTISLPGRLSGDKEWRILRSELGSTSLSSSSCPIRKITDDHVSKIYDAFSPFISRLVELSSKHKAIEGVHFVRGVLIDLKKSPFKRRRVVIDSNEFFIRELLPSFEMMLDALSLKSNVEENGRKVEICLRDDPVRTSIALPVVFHAIDDVVFNIKKCDEFIKSSVSWPLVKVNRICCGSVLASGEELPFGIATSAFDGTRVSKWEEPNGAKGCWLIYKAKDAEVYELCSYELMSANDAPERDPRDWVIEGSDDGGASWRILDEQTAQMFDNRFQRKAYKVKLQGFFANVFRLRFLAVRDGRTNSRFQIGSIDLFASGNVKCLVQNPYCDFREADPTDYEPLAMKPQVEPEQMKGGMQVQPSEQTKADMQAQPSEQTKADMADVQAQPSEADVQAQPSELKARMDVMKKIVMVVLVLVIGMAVGVGWT, encoded by the exons ATGGTGGCAAGAAAGTTCCTCATCCACCACCAAGATTCCAACTTCGACGTCGACTACGACACCGAAGATGGTTTTGAAGTCTTCAAATTCCAGTTGTTTTCCCTCACGGCAGTTCCTCCAGATGAGCAAAAG ATACTCGGAGGTGACGACGATCGAGTTATTTCCGATGACTCTGATCTCATTGCAGTATCCGATAAGCTTAGATTGGTTTCAATTAAAGACGAAAACCCTCAATTGGGTTCTGAGATAGTGAAATCTGATGAAGAGCTAGCTCGAGTGTTGCAG GCAGAAGAAGAAGCGCTTATGTTTCAGCAGTTTGGTGTTAGTCAAGACAGCAGGCAGTTTGAACAGAGAATCAGGCCTTATGTAGATCAAGTTCTTCTG TATGAAGACACACGTCGCCAAGAGGCTGCAAGGAAGACAGTTCCTGTGGAGAAGCTTGAGGAGAAAGCATTAGTTGCTTTAGCTAAG gagGGGAACTTCAAGCCATCAAAAAGTGAGCTTGATCATGCATTCCTGCTTCAACTTCTTTTCTGGTTCAAACAGACATttaa GTGGGTAAATTCACCTCCTTGTGAAAATTGTGGCAATGAAACTATCAATCAAGGAATGGGTGCACCAAATTCTTCAGAAACTGCATATGGAGCTTCTCGAGTTGAACTTTATCG TTGTAGATCATGTTCAAGAATCACCCGTTTTCCACGGTATAATGATCCTATAAAG CTTCTTGAAACAAAGAAGGGTCGTTGTGGGGAGTGGGCCAATTGTTTCTCACTGTATTGCCGATCCTTTGGCTATGAAACTCGTTTG ATATTGGATTTCACAGATCATGTGTGGACAGAATGCTATTCAATGGTTTTGGGAAG ATGGATGCATCTTGATCCATGTGAAGGAATATATGATACTCCATTACTATATGAAAAAGG GTGGAACAAGAAATTGAATTATACAATTGCAATTTCAAGAGATGGAGTCTATGATGTCACTAAACGTTACACAAGAAAGTGGCATGAAGTTCTATCGCGTAGAAACCTAATCACAGAGTCTGCTCTACCCTATGTTTTAAAGAATATAACAAGAGAATGTAGAAAGAACATGAAAATTTCCATTTCTACCCTTGATGAACGTGACCAAAATGAAGCAAAAGAGCTAGAAAAAAACCTACATTCTCAAGAAAATGACACCATCTCATTACCAGGGAGACTAAGTGGGGACAAAGAATGGAGAATATTAAGATCAGAACTCGGTTCCACTTCTTTAAGTTCATCTTCTTGTCCAATTAGAAAAATTACAGATGATCATGTTTCAAAGATCTATGATGCATTCTCTCCTTTTATATCTCGATTGGTTGAATTATCTTCCAAACATAAGGCGATTGAAGGGGTTCATTTTGTGAGAGGGGTTTTGATTGATCTCAAAAAGAGCCCTTTTAAAAGAAGGAGAGTTGTGATTGATTCAAATGAGTTCTTTATTCGGGAACTTTTGCCTTCTTTTGAAATGATGCTTGATGCTCTTTCTTTGAAAAGTAATGTGGAAGAAAATGGAAGAAAAGTTGAAATTTGTTTAAGGGATGATCCTGTGAGAACATCGATTGCATTGCCTGTTGTTTTTCATGCAATTGATGATGtggtttttaatattaaaaaatgtgatgagtttataaaatcTTCGGTTTCTTGGCCTTTAGTGAAGGTAAATAGAATATGTTGTGGATCTGTTCTTGCTAGTGGAGAGGAGCTACCTTTTGGAATT GCGACATCTGCATTTGATGGAACCCGTGTGTCTAAATGGGAAGAACCAAATGGAGCAAAAG gGTGTTGGTTAATATACAAAGCCAAAGATGCTGAAGTGTATGAACTGTGTTCATATGAATTAATGTCAGCCAATGATGCTCCAGAAAGAGATCCAAGGGACTG GGTAATTGAAGGTAGTGATGATGGAGGTGCCAGCTGGCGTATTTTGGATGAACAAACTGCTCAAATGTTTGACAACCGTTTCCAGCGAAAAGCATATAAGGTCAAGCTGCAAGGATTCTTTGCAAATGTATTTag GTTACGGTTTCTAGCAGTTCGTGATGGACGAACGAATTCACGGTTCCAAATAGGAAGCATCGACTTATTCGCAAGTGGAAATGTGAA ATGTCTCGTTCAGAACCCTTATTGTGATTTTCGAGAGGCGGACCCCACTGATTATGAGCCACTAGCCATGAAACCTCAGGTTGAACCGGAGCAAATGAAGGGGGGCATGCAAGTGCAGCCGTCGGAGCAAACGAAGGCAGACATGCAAGCGCAGCCGTCGGAGCAAACGAAGGCAGACATGGCGGACGTGCAAGCGCAGCCGTCAGAGGCGGACGTGCAAGCGCAGCCGTCGGAGTTGAAGGCACGAATGGATGTGATGAAGAAGATTGTGATGGTGGTGTTGGTGTTGGTGATTGGAATGGCAGTTGGTGTTGGGTGGACGTAG
- the LOC111882880 gene encoding peptide-N(4)-(N-acetyl-beta-glucosaminyl)asparagine amidase isoform X4 — translation MVARKFLIHHQDSNFDVDYDTEDGFEVFKFQLFSLTAVPPDEQKILGGDDDRVISDDSDLIAVSDKLRLVSIKDENPQLGSEIVKSDEELARVLQAEEEALMFQQFGVSQDSRQFEQRIRPYVDQVLLYEDTRRQEAARKTVPVEKLEEKALVALAKEGNFKPSKSELDHAFLLQLLFWFKQTFKWVNSPPCENCGNETINQGMGAPNSSETAYGASRVELYRCRSCSRITRFPRYNDPIKLLETKKGRCGEWANCFSLYCRSFGYETRLILDFTDHVWTECYSMVLGRWMHLDPCEGIYDTPLLYEKGWNKKLNYTIAISRDGVYDVTKRYTRKWHEVLSRRNLITESALPYVLKNITRECRKNMKISISTLDERDQNEAKELEKNLHSQENDTISLPGRLSGDKEWRILRSELGSTSLSSSSCPIRKITDDHVSKIYDAFSPFISRLVELSSKHKAIEGVHFVRGVLIDLKKSPFKRRRVVIDSNEFFIRELLPSFEMMLDALSLKSNVEENGRKVEICLRDDPVRTSIALPVVFHAIDDVVFNIKKCDEFIKSSVSWPLVKVNRICCGSVLASGEELPFGIATSAFDGTRVSKWEEPNGAKGCWLIYKAKDAEVYELCSYELMSANDAPERDPRDWVIEGSDDGGASWRILDEQTAQMFDNRFQRKAYKVKLQGFFANVFRLRFLAVRDGRTNSRFQIGSIDLFASGNVKLNRSK, via the exons ATGGTGGCAAGAAAGTTCCTCATCCACCACCAAGATTCCAACTTCGACGTCGACTACGACACCGAAGATGGTTTTGAAGTCTTCAAATTCCAGTTGTTTTCCCTCACGGCAGTTCCTCCAGATGAGCAAAAG ATACTCGGAGGTGACGACGATCGAGTTATTTCCGATGACTCTGATCTCATTGCAGTATCCGATAAGCTTAGATTGGTTTCAATTAAAGACGAAAACCCTCAATTGGGTTCTGAGATAGTGAAATCTGATGAAGAGCTAGCTCGAGTGTTGCAG GCAGAAGAAGAAGCGCTTATGTTTCAGCAGTTTGGTGTTAGTCAAGACAGCAGGCAGTTTGAACAGAGAATCAGGCCTTATGTAGATCAAGTTCTTCTG TATGAAGACACACGTCGCCAAGAGGCTGCAAGGAAGACAGTTCCTGTGGAGAAGCTTGAGGAGAAAGCATTAGTTGCTTTAGCTAAG gagGGGAACTTCAAGCCATCAAAAAGTGAGCTTGATCATGCATTCCTGCTTCAACTTCTTTTCTGGTTCAAACAGACATttaa GTGGGTAAATTCACCTCCTTGTGAAAATTGTGGCAATGAAACTATCAATCAAGGAATGGGTGCACCAAATTCTTCAGAAACTGCATATGGAGCTTCTCGAGTTGAACTTTATCG TTGTAGATCATGTTCAAGAATCACCCGTTTTCCACGGTATAATGATCCTATAAAG CTTCTTGAAACAAAGAAGGGTCGTTGTGGGGAGTGGGCCAATTGTTTCTCACTGTATTGCCGATCCTTTGGCTATGAAACTCGTTTG ATATTGGATTTCACAGATCATGTGTGGACAGAATGCTATTCAATGGTTTTGGGAAG ATGGATGCATCTTGATCCATGTGAAGGAATATATGATACTCCATTACTATATGAAAAAGG GTGGAACAAGAAATTGAATTATACAATTGCAATTTCAAGAGATGGAGTCTATGATGTCACTAAACGTTACACAAGAAAGTGGCATGAAGTTCTATCGCGTAGAAACCTAATCACAGAGTCTGCTCTACCCTATGTTTTAAAGAATATAACAAGAGAATGTAGAAAGAACATGAAAATTTCCATTTCTACCCTTGATGAACGTGACCAAAATGAAGCAAAAGAGCTAGAAAAAAACCTACATTCTCAAGAAAATGACACCATCTCATTACCAGGGAGACTAAGTGGGGACAAAGAATGGAGAATATTAAGATCAGAACTCGGTTCCACTTCTTTAAGTTCATCTTCTTGTCCAATTAGAAAAATTACAGATGATCATGTTTCAAAGATCTATGATGCATTCTCTCCTTTTATATCTCGATTGGTTGAATTATCTTCCAAACATAAGGCGATTGAAGGGGTTCATTTTGTGAGAGGGGTTTTGATTGATCTCAAAAAGAGCCCTTTTAAAAGAAGGAGAGTTGTGATTGATTCAAATGAGTTCTTTATTCGGGAACTTTTGCCTTCTTTTGAAATGATGCTTGATGCTCTTTCTTTGAAAAGTAATGTGGAAGAAAATGGAAGAAAAGTTGAAATTTGTTTAAGGGATGATCCTGTGAGAACATCGATTGCATTGCCTGTTGTTTTTCATGCAATTGATGATGtggtttttaatattaaaaaatgtgatgagtttataaaatcTTCGGTTTCTTGGCCTTTAGTGAAGGTAAATAGAATATGTTGTGGATCTGTTCTTGCTAGTGGAGAGGAGCTACCTTTTGGAATT GCGACATCTGCATTTGATGGAACCCGTGTGTCTAAATGGGAAGAACCAAATGGAGCAAAAG gGTGTTGGTTAATATACAAAGCCAAAGATGCTGAAGTGTATGAACTGTGTTCATATGAATTAATGTCAGCCAATGATGCTCCAGAAAGAGATCCAAGGGACTG GGTAATTGAAGGTAGTGATGATGGAGGTGCCAGCTGGCGTATTTTGGATGAACAAACTGCTCAAATGTTTGACAACCGTTTCCAGCGAAAAGCATATAAGGTCAAGCTGCAAGGATTCTTTGCAAATGTATTTag GTTACGGTTTCTAGCAGTTCGTGATGGACGAACGAATTCACGGTTCCAAATAGGAAGCATCGACTTATTCGCAAGTGGAAATGTGAA GTTGAACCGGAGCAAATGA
- the LOC111882880 gene encoding peptide-N(4)-(N-acetyl-beta-glucosaminyl)asparagine amidase isoform X3 — protein sequence MVARKFLIHHQDSNFDVDYDTEDGFEVFKFQLFSLTAVPPDEQKILGGDDDRVISDDSDLIAVSDKLRLVSIKDENPQLGSEIVKSDEELARVLQAEEEALMFQQFGVSQDSRQFEQRIRPYVDQVLLYEDTRRQEAARKTVPVEKLEEKALVALAKEGNFKPSKSELDHAFLLQLLFWFKQTFKWVNSPPCENCGNETINQGMGAPNSSETAYGASRVELYRCRSCSRITRFPRYNDPIKLLETKKGRCGEWANCFSLYCRSFGYETRLILDFTDHVWTECYSMVLGRWMHLDPCEGIYDTPLLYEKGWNKKLNYTIAISRDGVYDVTKRYTRKWHEVLSRRNLITESALPYVLKNITRECRKNMKISISTLDERDQNEAKELEKNLHSQENDTISLPGRLSGDKEWRILRSELGSTSLSSSSCPIRKITDDHVSKIYDAFSPFISRLVELSSKHKAIEGVHFVRGVLIDLKKSPFKRRRVVIDSNEFFIRELLPSFEMMLDALSLKSNVEENGRKVEICLRDDPVRTSIALPVVFHAIDDVVFNIKKCDEFIKSSVSWPLVKVNRICCGSVLASGEELPFGIATSAFDGTRVSKWEEPNGAKGCWLIYKAKDAEVYELCSYELMSANDAPERDPRDWVIEGSDDGGASWRILDEQTAQMFDNRFQRKAYKVKLQGFFANVFRLRFLAVRDGRTNSRFQIGSIDLFASGNVNHETSG from the exons ATGGTGGCAAGAAAGTTCCTCATCCACCACCAAGATTCCAACTTCGACGTCGACTACGACACCGAAGATGGTTTTGAAGTCTTCAAATTCCAGTTGTTTTCCCTCACGGCAGTTCCTCCAGATGAGCAAAAG ATACTCGGAGGTGACGACGATCGAGTTATTTCCGATGACTCTGATCTCATTGCAGTATCCGATAAGCTTAGATTGGTTTCAATTAAAGACGAAAACCCTCAATTGGGTTCTGAGATAGTGAAATCTGATGAAGAGCTAGCTCGAGTGTTGCAG GCAGAAGAAGAAGCGCTTATGTTTCAGCAGTTTGGTGTTAGTCAAGACAGCAGGCAGTTTGAACAGAGAATCAGGCCTTATGTAGATCAAGTTCTTCTG TATGAAGACACACGTCGCCAAGAGGCTGCAAGGAAGACAGTTCCTGTGGAGAAGCTTGAGGAGAAAGCATTAGTTGCTTTAGCTAAG gagGGGAACTTCAAGCCATCAAAAAGTGAGCTTGATCATGCATTCCTGCTTCAACTTCTTTTCTGGTTCAAACAGACATttaa GTGGGTAAATTCACCTCCTTGTGAAAATTGTGGCAATGAAACTATCAATCAAGGAATGGGTGCACCAAATTCTTCAGAAACTGCATATGGAGCTTCTCGAGTTGAACTTTATCG TTGTAGATCATGTTCAAGAATCACCCGTTTTCCACGGTATAATGATCCTATAAAG CTTCTTGAAACAAAGAAGGGTCGTTGTGGGGAGTGGGCCAATTGTTTCTCACTGTATTGCCGATCCTTTGGCTATGAAACTCGTTTG ATATTGGATTTCACAGATCATGTGTGGACAGAATGCTATTCAATGGTTTTGGGAAG ATGGATGCATCTTGATCCATGTGAAGGAATATATGATACTCCATTACTATATGAAAAAGG GTGGAACAAGAAATTGAATTATACAATTGCAATTTCAAGAGATGGAGTCTATGATGTCACTAAACGTTACACAAGAAAGTGGCATGAAGTTCTATCGCGTAGAAACCTAATCACAGAGTCTGCTCTACCCTATGTTTTAAAGAATATAACAAGAGAATGTAGAAAGAACATGAAAATTTCCATTTCTACCCTTGATGAACGTGACCAAAATGAAGCAAAAGAGCTAGAAAAAAACCTACATTCTCAAGAAAATGACACCATCTCATTACCAGGGAGACTAAGTGGGGACAAAGAATGGAGAATATTAAGATCAGAACTCGGTTCCACTTCTTTAAGTTCATCTTCTTGTCCAATTAGAAAAATTACAGATGATCATGTTTCAAAGATCTATGATGCATTCTCTCCTTTTATATCTCGATTGGTTGAATTATCTTCCAAACATAAGGCGATTGAAGGGGTTCATTTTGTGAGAGGGGTTTTGATTGATCTCAAAAAGAGCCCTTTTAAAAGAAGGAGAGTTGTGATTGATTCAAATGAGTTCTTTATTCGGGAACTTTTGCCTTCTTTTGAAATGATGCTTGATGCTCTTTCTTTGAAAAGTAATGTGGAAGAAAATGGAAGAAAAGTTGAAATTTGTTTAAGGGATGATCCTGTGAGAACATCGATTGCATTGCCTGTTGTTTTTCATGCAATTGATGATGtggtttttaatattaaaaaatgtgatgagtttataaaatcTTCGGTTTCTTGGCCTTTAGTGAAGGTAAATAGAATATGTTGTGGATCTGTTCTTGCTAGTGGAGAGGAGCTACCTTTTGGAATT GCGACATCTGCATTTGATGGAACCCGTGTGTCTAAATGGGAAGAACCAAATGGAGCAAAAG gGTGTTGGTTAATATACAAAGCCAAAGATGCTGAAGTGTATGAACTGTGTTCATATGAATTAATGTCAGCCAATGATGCTCCAGAAAGAGATCCAAGGGACTG GGTAATTGAAGGTAGTGATGATGGAGGTGCCAGCTGGCGTATTTTGGATGAACAAACTGCTCAAATGTTTGACAACCGTTTCCAGCGAAAAGCATATAAGGTCAAGCTGCAAGGATTCTTTGCAAATGTATTTag GTTACGGTTTCTAGCAGTTCGTGATGGACGAACGAATTCACGGTTCCAAATAGGAAGCATCGACTTATTCGCAAGTGGAAATGTGAA CCATGAAACCTCAGGTTGA